One genomic segment of Piliocolobus tephrosceles isolate RC106 unplaced genomic scaffold, ASM277652v3 unscaffolded_21684, whole genome shotgun sequence includes these proteins:
- the LOC113221194 gene encoding tubulin beta-8 chain-like: MSGVTTCLCFPGQLNADLRKLAVNMVPFPRLHFFMPGFAPLTSRGSQQYRALTVAELTQQMFDARNMMAACDPRHGRYLTAAAIVRGRVPMREVDEQMFNIQNKNSSYFADWLPHNVKTAVCDIPPRGLKMSATFIGNNTAIQELFKRVSEQFPAMFRRKAFLHWYTGEGMDETEFTEAESNMNDLVSEYQQYQDATAEEEEFEEYAEEEEEEA, encoded by the coding sequence ATGAGCGGGGTCACCACGTGCCTGTGCTTCCCAGGCCAGCTGAATGCTGACCTGCGGAAGCTGGCCGTGAACATGGTCCCATTTCCCCGGCTGCATTTCTTCATGCCTGGCTTTGCCCCACTGACCAGCCGGGGCAGCCAGCAGTACCGGGCCCTGACGGTGGCTGAGCTTACGCAGCAGATGTTTGATGCTAGGAATATGATGGCCGCGTGTGATCCCCGCCATGGCCGCTACCTAACGGCGGCTGCCATTGTCAGGGGTCGTGTGCCCATGAGGGAGGTGGATGAACAAATGTTCAACATTCAAAATAAGAACAGCAGCTACTTCGCTGACTGGCTCCCCCACAACGTCAAAACGGCCGTCTGTGACATCCCCCCCCGGGGGCTAAAAATGTCAGCCACCTTCATTGGGAACAACACGGCCATCCAGGAACTCTTCAAGCGTGTCTCAGAGCAGTTTCCAGCGATGTTCCGGCGCAAGGCCTTCCTCCATTGGTATACCGGCGAGGGGATGGATGAGACGGAATTTACCGAGGCGGAGAGCAACATGAACGACCTGGTTTCTGAGTATCAGCAGTACCAGGATGCCACGGCCGAGGAGGAGGAGTTTGAGGAAtatgcagaggaggaggaggaggaggcctaG